CTTTATTTTGAAGGGAAAATTTACCTTGTAATTATCTTTCCATTAATAGCAAAGGATAACGGATACACTCTGTGTTTGCTTGCTCACCAAGTGTATAAGGCTATCAGCTGATACTTGTTGTCTACAATGGTgtaaataatgaagaaagttGCCAACTCCACCTTAGATGTGTGTTAGAGTAGCAATCATCAAATTCAGAATACAGCTTAATCATGTCAACTGTATGGACATTCACTATTGTATCTGTCTTTAATATTATAACAGGAGATCTTCGATTATGCCCATACCGTGGGGCGTGCAGTGCTGCATCGTGGTCGCCATCGCCATGGTGCTAGGGCAACAACATCAGGGCAGAGGATCAACTTGTTGTTGTGGTGCAGAAGGTATTAGATACTCTTGCCTTCCAATTTTGGTCATGCACTTGACAATCCTTTCCAAATTTGATCGTGGAAATTCTTGTTGTTGGAATATCCTGTAATTGCTTCATGTACCATCTGTTGGAAGAGCATAGTGCTTTTTGATTGTTTAAGTATGCAATATTGATGCTTGATTATGACCTCCTTTTCATCTATACAGCCCTCCTTGATGCAGACATTCAGATGTCTTCCGTTTAATTTTTGGCATCTGTGCTTAGTTTAGCATTTTTACAGAGACATTGTTAAATTAGGCTTCCATTATCTAAATCTCTTGAACTTTTATCAGCCATTGCTAGTAGCTGGTCATATATACATTATACTTTGATTGCTCTTTCATGTTCCAACTGATAAATTTGTTTCACTTGTCACAATAAAAAATGTCGATATTCTGCTGTAATTCAATTATAGCAGAGTAACAAACTTTTCATTTTCGTCTACTAGAATTCTTGAATACCTAAATGATTGTTATCTTTCCCTTCCAGTTCTGTCTTTAGAGAGATAAGGAAGCACCAGAAGGACACCTCCAGCTGGTGTGCAGAGTGCCAGCGCAATAAGAAGGAAAGGCAACGGCAGGCTGTTGCTGCTACTAAATTGGTATGCAGCAACTTGTTTCCCTCATGATAGGCAGCGAGTAGTTAACAAGCTCTACTTATGCAATACGAAATAAAAAGCTGAAATCTAAATTATTTTGTCCTGTATGTTTTTCAGGAGCTGCTGAAAAGAGGATCGTCTGCTATATAACTATGCGTtctgttttacttctatatatcCTCTTCTCGACTTTGCCCCCATGTAATATATAGCTGAAACCCTCATATTCAAGGCAGATGCACTTTCTTGTTCGATATAATATTAAAGGGTGTTGTTCGTGTTACTGAAATAGCTATACATGTAAATCGAGTAGGTACCTCCTATTTGTGTAACTGAGATGGTATCAGTACGAAAGGAGCGATCGTGTAAACAATGTTTTGCAGTCATGTTTGTTAATGGAGGCAATTTCTTTCTCAGGATAGACTATACAATTGTGTTTGTCAATATTTCCTCTCTTCTTTATCGAATAGATAGTTTCTTCGTTGGCCAATTGAATAGATTGAGAAGTTCTGGTTATCTGAATTTTCACTTTGTTGGTGTGTACATTTCCCGTCCCTTGATAAACTATTTCTCATAGAACTTTCATTCtacttttaagaaataaagaaaatgattgattttgaattaAGGCAAAAGTAGTTGAGTTGAACTATATTGCTAGTAAAATGATTGTTTTGATCCTTCCTTGCTTGCTCAATAGGTTTTCCTTGAGGGCCTCCTTAGGTATTAACGCAAACAATAAATGTATTAGCTTTGATACTATTTAATCTCATATATTAGTTATATACCgtatttaatattattcttatacatAGTAATTCATGGCATTAATAATACGGGATACTATTCATATTCTAATGCACTGTCTCTATTCATTTAATAACAAATCAAACAGTCGATAGTAATGTCAACATTACTAATACATTctatttaatactatttttgTATACCGTACCAAACAATCTGTTTTAGTTGAAAGGAGATGTAAATCTCATTGAATAGCCAAATGGATACTACAACACATCTTCACATTGATCATTGTTTCAAGTACAAAAACTCATTCAACAGGCTTCCTCTTTCTCCCAAGTACAGAAGCTTTCTGCAGTCTAGGACCTCCCATTCTCCACTTCTTAAATGCAGCTGTTGAGGATTGACCAGCTTCATACACTTCAGCATTGAAAGGAAACAAAATGTTAACACAGTCAAACCTCGTTATAACAACATTTCACTATAATCTAGACAAATACTTTTGAACGTTGGGTGTGTGTGAAGGACACAATGAACATGGAATGCTACTTGCGGAAACATATTTTTGGGAATGAAACTTCTAAAAACACCTACGAAAAACAGTTCATTGTGTTACTAAAACTTCTCCAAAGAAGCATTTTCAGGAAACTGCCCAAAAGCTGCTACTCAGAAGAGGgtttcttttgcttttttatATTGCCTTGGAGCTATGTTGCTCAGAATTTCTAAAAATGTTGTTGCGCCCATATCGGATCGCCAAAAAGTGCACTGGATTTGAAAGGATCCAACACGCACCTTTTGGCATTTGTGAGGAGTCTGAGCTACATATTTTTGGAAGGGCAGGGGGATAATTATGGAAGAGAATCAATAGTTTGGCAGAATTTTCTCACATTTAGTCTCTTCTTTTGTAAGAAGAGAAAAGTGCTTGGGTGCCACAATTGATGCTGCAGTATGAGCCTTGATGAGGACTTCTCTATATCTTGTTCGAAATGCAACCAGAAGTAGAGGTCCAATGGTTTTTTCACCAATCCTGTTCCAAAAAGAAAGATGTTGAACATGAGATAACGCTGAcctaaagaaaaaacaaaattaagcaTCTATGTTTGTATCAATTGACTAATGTGCAACAGAAAGGACAAGAAAATCAGGATCGTTATATGAATAAAATCATCATTCCTCCCTtgtgagtattttttttttttgattttctaccCAGTGTCTAGAGCCCACATTGGAGCTCCGACTAAATCCGGATCGCGCTCTACAGGGCCCATTCGGGAGTGACGCTCCCTACAGGATTTTCTCCATACCCAGGGGATCGAACTCGAGACCTCTAGTTAAGGCCTAAGGGTGAAACACTCGCACCAATCCACCATAACCCATGTTGGTCCTTCGTGAATTATCACTTAATAGGTTTCAAAGCAgttaaaattgatatattaaaaacacAAAGATTGTTGTATGAATTTATAATTGCATGAACAGCTTAATAATAAGAACTATATCACTACACTGAGAAACAGAGTAAGAGCCTCTCcacaacaaaaataaaggaGCCACCAGTTAACATGCATGCATTTaaatttcctttaattttttcccTTGAAGGGAAAAGATAGAATAGCAAACAGAAGATTCAAGAATTTAATGTGCTTAAATCATTTTGAGTGCAGGATGCAACAAGGTATGAGTATAAACCAAAACTTGTCTAAGTACACCTCATAAAAGTAGACTTGAAATACATTGACAAGATTAGAATTGAGACTCTGCCAATGCCAAGATTAAAGATTACGAACAAGGTACTGTAATCCAGTTGACAAAAACCTGTCTGGATCAAGTATACTTAAAAAAAGTAGCCTGGAAATATGCAGCCCATATGatcctcatttttcaaaatatgcttTTACGAAGTCAAGATTCCCACCAAACTCATCCTCATGTTCAATGATGAGCTGATATATGCATGATCTCTTCCCTTTCTTATCCCCTTCGCTTCCCAATCGTACACATTTAATATAGCAACTCAGATACGAATAGCTTATAGGTGAAGAAGGAACAATAAAATCGATTTTTCTAGAAAAGCTTCCAGTCTCCTAATCTCAGCAATGCACCAATAACCAAAGAAAGGCAAACCCCTCCAAGATAGCAACAAAATGGGTTCTGCATTTCTTTGGTGATGGGTGCATTGCTGTAAAATAGAACTTCAAAAGATGGGGTGGCACTATCTCCACATTAGTTGCTGTAAAACAGTTAAACTTCAAAAAAACTTATTCGCCCATCAAACCAGACCACCGAATGAGATAAAGTATGCCTCTCGAATAATTTAAAGACGCTGACAGCATGATAACACACTAAAGATTTTTTATCAAACCATTGATGATTTAGACCAATTAGAAGTATAATGCTACACTAGAAATGTCAACTGCAAGTACAAGTGATTATTTTCTGATCATCAAGATAGCAAATGAATCTAGTGATGCTTAGAAGTAAATAACCAGCTAAAATTTGAAGTAGAAAGGTTTTGTCTCACATTACTTGGCGACTATTGcaaaataaaatcaatcatATTATATCAGTTCCCTTACCTGGGGCATTGGGGATTCATGCAAAAGAGGAAACAGCTATAAAGTGATAAAAAGAATGACAGGTTGCAGGCAGAAGGGAACATAGTCAAGAAGAACTCACAGGCGTGCTATCTTGCATCCAAAATCATAAAAGTATGGACATAAACTCCTTAGATCAACATGTGCTGCATCAGCTCCTATTTCATTCCTCGTTTTGGCTCTGGTAAATTAGCATACAAGAAACAAACAGGTTTCTACTCTCAGATCTACAAAACAAGTACCACTTGAATACCAAGAACTTTAATACTGAGATAAGACACTCATACTTCTGCAACTCCCCCCCCCCAAACCCCACCCCACCCACAGAGAGAGAAAAGTTAGAACTGAGATGCGAATTGTCAAATGAGATACGACATGTTCTGTACAAAGCAGGAAAGAGTCCCAGCATGGCAGATTTTCATCAGGccaaaaaacaacaacaagtGACTTACAATCCTTATACTATAATAACTTGATGTTGGCACAAGTAAGACCAAGTAACCCTGCATATCCAACATCTCTTCCAATAACTGCATTTTTGCGTAAACTAATTCCACTCATGTTTAAAACAGATGAAAGCGTGAAACTAAAAGGAGAAACACTAGGATCTTTACTTACTTGGTATCAAAATATGGAGGAACTTTGATCGATACCACTTGTCTCACATATAGCTCCTGAGCAAGCCAAAAGGGCATTTCTACATGTGTACCAGCTTCAACCTGGATTTCAAAAAGTAAATAACCATCAGTTTTCCCATCACAAAAACAAAACAGATTCGACATAAATTAACCCTCGGAATTTCACCTTGTTAGTGTCATCAGCACAATCAAATATCCCAACTTCATTAGCTGTTTGCAAGAACACAGCTGGAACCATCTAAATTACAAAACTAGTATCAAacccatatatatatttacaccAAATACCTAATTAGAAAcatttttaaaccaaaaaaaaatcatgaactaGAAATTACCTCTTCCTCAGctaatatatcatcaatatcataATAACTTGTCATTTTCAATGCTAAAAAAGAGAACTTTACCACAATCTTCGCTACAACTCGCTGAAATCAAAAACCCAGAAGCCACAAATTACCAACATTTCCAATCTAtctgattttttcaaaaatgcaaccaTATTGAGTTCATTGAttcagaaaaaataatgaaaacagaaaataatatctaaaagtTACTCTGTTTATTCGAGATTTGACAAAAATAGagtaaattatacacaaaaTTAGCATAAAAACACTCACCCAAATGCTCAGAGTGGACGAAGAGAGAATGAGATCAAACCCTAACCCGCCATTTTTGCgcgaaatatataattttaaaaaaattgagataaaaatGGCGCTAATATTAAAGTAGTGGAATTTGTACAAGGAGCCCTTTAGTTTTACCCTTATTTCATTCATGCCCATGTGTTTTGGGAGAATATTAAAATTGGTTTCCCAAATTCGACATCCATTTTTGGGGTATCGATTAATTCACACTCGTGTCGCATAAAGCTTGTACTTATGTTTTAATCTTGCTTCTTGATAGAAGATGAAGCGCCCTTGCATTTAAATCTCgataaaattcataaacttgATATCAACAAATAGTTATATTCAGTATCCAAAGTACTGAATTCATATGAACTCGATAGCTTAATGATAAATTCTTCTTATATATAAATCTCGATAGATTTCATATAATTATCATACTCAAATTATAATATCCAAATCAACTTATACATATCtttacaaaattcataaaatacttgTCACCTActcaattataaattttaaaagtagcATAAGTGTGATATCACCATATTCCACTATTATAAGGTTTAATtaagttttcaaatattaagGTCTTAAAACTTTAACTAATTAGTGAGTTGGAAAGCATCATCTTCCActttttatgtgatttatgttgattatatttgcttatttattatattataattgtattgatttacgtattattattttttaaatttaatttattgtgataatttattattatatttttttattctaactTATATTCGTGCAAATTATTGTACACTATTTACTAGTGAAATTGTGATCGTACAAGATTTTGATATAGTTTGTAGCACAAGAACAAATCTTTTTTGTAATTGATAGATATATaaacctaaattaattattattttcatatatatatatatatatatataaaataagctACCAAAAGTCCAAAACTAAGCTATATAATGtatcattttatttagtttctaaattgtgtttatattatattattttattattgttgataAAAAGGAAACCACAGTATTATTGAAGAGAAATTATGTCTATTCAAataggttttttatttttctttcttttagtcaaacttttttttattctaaattattttGCTTTCCAAGAAAGTCTCActtgttaattttctttttattttgtgtgacacttttaaaataaaatttattatattcccataaaatttattttttatcttgttCTTAATTTTcatagttattaattattatacaagtaaattttttttcctttataactATACACTTTTTGGGTACTTTTGTTTGTAACTATCAAAATCAAGCTTTATAAACTGGGTCTTATTTAATTtctgataaattttaaatttttgtaaaaaagaaaaaaatttatttgataacGTATATTTTCATagttaaaatttcatttcataaatattgTAACGATATAAATGAAATGTATTTGCACATACCAATATGCTATAGCCTATAGGTCACAAGTTCAAGCAAACGagaatagaaaaattatttaaacaaagTATTCTAGTTTTAATTCCTTCTCAAGTTTAAATCTCATTTACCTGTAGGCCTTTTTGAGtttttgttatgtattgtgTTCGATTAATTTAGATTCATATCGCGTGGTGTAACATTCGTGGAGGACAACGCTCTTTACTAAAGTTTTTTTATACCCAATATTTGAATTTAAGACTTTTTATTTAAGAAAGAGTCAAATTATAAGCATTATAAACATCTATTTTAAGCAGtcttatgatattatttttgtaactcGAAATCAAAAAGTTCGTACCACAATAGTCTACTATAATTAGACTGAACATGTGTTCTTGTAACATGCTTTTCACGACTCAAACTCGTAACGTTCTATTCCCACTTCGTCGTTGATtaagtattatatatttttcacgACTCAAACTCATAACGTTCTAATCTACTCCgtctatttattaaatattttatattttttataagaaaataaataaatatttgataatgtatattttcatagtaaaaaaaataaaaaaaaataaagtgggtcttatttaatttctaataaattttaaattcttataaaaaagagaaattatatttgataatgtaTATTTTCATAGTAAATTTCATCTCATAAATATTGTAACGATATAAATGAAATGTATTTGCACATACCAATATGCTATAGCCTATAGGTCACAAGTTCAAGCAAACGagaatagaaaaattatttaaacaaagTATTCTAATTTTAATTCCTTCTCAAGTTTAAATCTCATCAACCTATAGGCCTTTTATAATTTTCGTCATGTATATGGTATACATATTTGTGTTCGActaatttatattcatatcGTGTGGTGTAACATTCGTGGGGGACAACACTCTTTGCTAAAGTTTTTTTATACCcaagttttaaatttaagacTTTTTATTTAAGAAAGAGTCAAATTATAAGCATCATAAACGTCTATTATAAGCAGTcgtatgatattatttttgtaactcGAAATCAAAAAGTTCGTAACACAATAGTCTATTATAATTAGTCTGAACATGTGTTCTTGTAACATGCTTTTCACAACTCAAACTCGTAACGTTCTATTCCACTTCGTCGTTTTTtaagtattatatatttttcacgACTCAAACTCGTAACGTTCTTATCTACTCCCGTCtatttattaagtattttatattttttatacaaaaaataaattaattaaaaatatttctccaCTATTTATTGCTTTTCAGTGCCCTGTTCCTCTGTGTTTCTCATTCGTCGACCAGTGGCTCCGCCTCGTCTCTCTCCGGTAAGCTTCATCTTTGAtttctccttcttttttttttgtatatatgtatgtttgcATATATAATCTCAAGTTCAATCGGTGtaattttttctgatttttttttgattttttttgggttaaatCCTAGGGTTTCGATCCTGCGAAGAACGAAGCTTTAATCGAGCGAAAATCGGCGTCAATTGAGAGAATATTACAGTTTCTAAGGCTTTATTTTGCAAAATTCGAGCAGCTACGGTAGCTTTGTTGGTGGTGTGAAGTTGTattagagaaaaaaagaaaaaaaaatcgagAAAATTAGGGTTTGTagttgttggtgttgttttaTTGTATTTCGTTTGATTGTAGCTTCTCTCAATTTAATGAGAATTTGTCTGAAGTATAATActcataaattttcttttttccttttttcagtTTTGATTTTGCCTTTTTTTGTTTCTCCAGTTACATTCAACTGTTGTAAGTggatttatgaaaaaaagagaaaacaatTTGTGATTCaaggtttattttgttattatatgcAAAAAAGATAAGAGCTTTAAGAGTTTTGCTgtgttttttttcaattgagtaaaaaagaaaaaaaagagaaatagttATTTGTGTTTTCTGGAGAGGATGAGTAACACTGCATATGGGATATCTGAGCCAATTTCAACTGGTGGACCCTCTGAATTGGATGTTGTTAGAAACCGGGAACTGGAAAAGGTTTGTTCTTGATTTACCTTATACTTttgattagaaaaaaatatttttttctgctGTGTATGTGATGGATTTTCAGATTATGTATAAAGAATACTATGATGTAACAAATTAAGGATTTTCCcctgaattttgaatttatggTAGAGTTGATTTTGCATAATTCAAAGGTTATAAACTGTGAGGTTGTGCGTTGGTCACTTTGTGTTGAGCTGATTTGTAAGTTAAAAAGTTCCATTGTATACTTGTTAAATACTTCAGTATAGCAGTTAGAACATATGGATCTTCAAAGAGATTTGCTGTTCAACTCCAGAAAGGCCAAACCCGTATATCTATGAGTATGAGTAATTATAAATACTGTTTTTAAGTAACCTGCAAATGTGGCCGAGTTGGTTGATCAGGGATCTCCCAGATGGGGGGTCTCTGGTTTGAAACCCAGCATACCTTTTcggtcgagctcgtcgcacaTGGCTTGCCTAGTGTGGTTCAACTCTCCCGTGTGGTTTGCGGGCTATCACACTAGAGCG
The window above is part of the Solanum pennellii chromosome 5, SPENNV200 genome. Proteins encoded here:
- the LOC107019846 gene encoding DNA replication complex GINS protein PSF3-like produces the protein MGMNEIRVKLKGSLYKFHYFNISAIFISIFLKLYISRKNGGLGFDLILSSSTLSIWRVVAKIVVKFSFLALKMTSYYDIDDILAEEEMVPAVFLQTANEVGIFDCADDTNKVEAGTHVEMPFWLAQELYVRQVVSIKVPPYFDTKAKTRNEIGADAAHVDLRSLCPYFYDFGCKIARLIGEKTIGPLLLVAFRTRYREVLIKAHTAASIVAPKHFSLLTKEETKLYEAGQSSTAAFKKWRMGGPRLQKASVLGRKRKPVE